One Plasmodium gaboni strain SY75 chromosome 1, whole genome shotgun sequence DNA segment encodes these proteins:
- a CDS encoding putative membrane protein (conserved Plasmodium membrane protein, unknown function) gives MGDFNDLSIELKKTELIKEELKNLSHIIHNEFNFFCQNENKNITLSNNIKDSYNDDIFSTSTLNNLYTSWKLEDFSHFDFNSILDILKRNQYVMCSIYFLIIFSCLYFLTLLLYTKCIKRMLKKWFCKYCTSHISENSSHNEDRTLLQSVMKKSCYFITYSFITFLLLLLLLSGITYMHYFIKTKRGIHDNICNIYTKIDAFLLNKCTDPNTVDISCYSAEHILTDVDSILKEYKKMKLRAKDDSFLDENTPFPLLERYITTFNKLNILKENINKNNEELENGYFHTYPALTGISETLTTILNEGNKNFDNARNIIKEVKSTIKYSFHTIDETIRNIFNDNLPKFTELITKAGKSIKGINNKYKIKERIPKYTNIILLTNIILLLPPLLILLGIIIFMIYIVIGNIQKNNNFFIKLFGHFSAYFGFLTIVILSFGILFLSTSVIGGTTCILSERILKNELHLDILNNTLIDYCIKNENAPLIDDNITTNLVSKINSFDTGPIDKNINEYEKHFTTLKTSFYEDSLNFMDYIWVVIVKQDHNMFLNRIRNREIKLSLLATSIINEDIKIGDVEAMGIRSYLYKLNQIIFPQRNGKICFNDIVCEKEANTYNITENSNTDDPKYVSIRNQINEELRNDLDAIIQLFVYKARILKEKIFDINDLDSNEKNKIGWSEYTPRNTHGTKKKSIINTFLINVIESINFSEIIYFFDKMKDQFNVLKSLILLKIDTLTKNTNCNKFVKEFIDVRKDYCNKVVLNLSTLSIYLIIFAITSFLLWYLFLFLWFYYNIKPS, from the exons atggGAGACTTTAACGATTTAAGCATAGAACTGAAAAAAACGgaattaataaaagagGAGTTGAAAAATCTTAGCCATATAATTCATAACGAATTTAATTTCTTTTGTCAAAATGAAAACAAGAATATAACAttaagtaataatattaagGATTCTTATAATGACGATATATTTTCTACTAGtacattaaataatttatatacatcATGGAAATTAGAAGATTTTTCTCATTTTGATTTTAATAGTAttttagatatattaaaaagaaatcaATATGTTATGTGTagtatatatttccttATAATCTTTTCTTgcttatattttttaacattattattatatacaaaatgtataaaaagaatgttaaaaaaatggTTCTGTAAATATTGCACCTCACATATAAGTGAAAATAGTAGTCATAATGAAGACAGAACTTTATTACAAAGTGTAATGAAAAAATCttgttattttataacatattcatttataacattccttttattattacttcTACTTTCTGGAATTACATATATgcattattttataaaaacaaaaagaGGAATACatgataatatttgtaacatatatacaaaaattGATGCCTtcttattaaataaatgtaCGGATCCAAACACAGTCGACATTTCATGTTATTCAGCTGAACATATATTAACTGATGTTGATTcaatattaaaagaatataaaaaaatgaagcTCAGGGCAAAGGACGACTCATTCCTCGACGAAAACACTCCTTTCCCCCTCCTCGAAA gaTACATTACAACGTTCAATAAACTCAATATACTAAAAgaaaacataaataaaaataacgAGGAACTCGAAAACGGATATTTTCACACTTACCCTGCACTCACAGGGATCAGCGAAACACTAACAACCATTCTTAATGaaggaaataaaaatttcGACAATGctagaaatattattaagGAAGTTAAAAGTACAATAAAGTATTCATTTCATACAATTGATGAAAcaataagaaatatatttaatgataatttaCCTAAATTTACAGAATTAATAACAAAAGCTGGAAAATCTATTAAAGGaataaataacaaatataaaattaaagaaCGAATTCctaaatatacaaatattattctattaactaatattattttattattaccaccattattaatattattaggtattataatatttatgatttatattgttataggaaatattcaaaaaaataataatttctttataaaattatttggTCATTTCAGTGCTTACTTTGGATTCCTTACAATTGTTATTCTATCATTTGGAATATTATTCTTAAGTACATCCGTTATAGGAGGAACAACTTGTATTTTATCAGAACGAATCctaaaaaatgaattacatttagatatattaaataatacTCTTATAGATTAttgtattaaaaatgaaaacGCACCATTAattgatgataatataacaaCAAATCTTGTAAGTAAAATTAATTCTTTTGATACAGGACCtatagataaaaatataaacgAATATGAAAAACATTTTACAACTTTAAAAACATCTTTTTATGAAGATTCGTTAAATTTTATGGATTATATATGGGTTGTTATAGTCAAACAAGACcataatatgtttttaaatAGAATAAGAAATCGAGAAATTAAGTTATCATTATTAGCAACAAGTATTATAAACGAAGATATTAAAATTGGAGATGTAGAAGCTATGGGTATCAGATCCTATTTATATAAGTTAAATCAAATTATTTTTCCTCAAAGAAATGGtaaaatatgttttaatGATATTGTATGTGAAAAGGAAGctaatacatataatattactGAAAATTCAAACACAGACGATCCAAAATATGTATCTATACGTAATcaaataaatgaagaacTTAGAAATGACTTGGATGCTATTATCCAACTCTTTGTTTATAAAGCACgtattttaaaagaaaaaatattcgATATCAACGATCTTGATAGTAAtgaaaaaaacaaaatagGATGGAGCGAATATACACCCAGGAATACACATGgaaccaaaaaaaaatcaatCATTAATACTTTCCTAATAAATGTTATTGAAAGTATTAACTTTTcagaaataatatatttctttgATAAAATGAAAGATCAATTTAATGTACTTAAATCATTAATTCTATTAAAAATTGATACattaacaaaaaatacaaattGTAATAAATTTGTAAAAGAATTTATTGATGTAAGAAAAGATTATTGTAATAAAGTCGTTTTGAATTTATCTAcattatctatatatttaattatatttgCAATCActtcctttttattatggTATCTATTTCTATTCTTGTGGTTctattataatattaaacCATCATAG